A single genomic interval of Asinibacterium sp. OR53 harbors:
- a CDS encoding arsenate reductase — MKNVKMYTIYGIPNCDTVKKTLNWLELHQVKYDFHDYKKLGIGKEKLQAWCKQAGWETILNKKSATWRELGADVQATIQTEAKAIQVMLANTSIIKRPVIEKNGKLLVVGFNEKQYGELF; from the coding sequence ATGAAAAATGTAAAAATGTATACTATTTACGGAATTCCGAATTGCGATACGGTAAAGAAAACCTTAAACTGGCTGGAGTTACACCAGGTCAAATATGATTTTCACGACTATAAAAAACTGGGTATCGGCAAAGAGAAATTACAGGCCTGGTGCAAGCAGGCGGGATGGGAAACGATCCTGAATAAAAAAAGTGCTACCTGGCGCGAGTTGGGTGCCGATGTGCAGGCCACCATCCAAACTGAGGCAAAAGCGATTCAGGTAATGCTGGCAAATACCAGCATCATCAAGCGTCCGGTGATAGAAAAAAACGGGAAACTGCTTGTAGTAGGGTTCAACGAAAAACAGTACGGGGAATTATTTTAA